From Syngnathus typhle isolate RoL2023-S1 ecotype Sweden linkage group LG13, RoL_Styp_1.0, whole genome shotgun sequence, a single genomic window includes:
- the tnr gene encoding tenascin-R: MQVAPSRHVAATVPTPGWILALALFLLLQVATYAAPSGDSKLVRTTRVRRQIPDGEASSASSSDNQTIQQQQQQQQQQQQQPLVFNHVYNINVPMESLCSVDLDASAPPEDGPRAELGSKAPAEGPALDPVGPTEYTEQTLDADSQMTFTHRINIPKAACGCPAAISIQQLATRVEMLERELTMLRSQCGSGCCRENQAIGRFDDFPGCNGHGTFSLELCGCVCDQGWTGKNCSEPRCPDDCSGQGVCVEGECVCDRDFGGENCSEPRCPADCSGRGLCLDGDCVCEDSFAGEDCTVGRCVNDCSDQGLCVNGTCRCRPGYVGEDCSLVYCANNCSEKGICKEGFCVCQDGFAGDDCNSVAPAINLKVRGVTDKDVELEWEGSVVLTDFLVTYTPSSPGGVQLEIRLPGNSTSCTISDLNAGMEYNINVFAVINNSISVPATITVATYLSNPAGLIFKSITETSVEVQWQPSYYSFDGWEISFIPKDNDGGMTAQLPSTITSFVQTGLRPGEEYTVSLVALRDQGRSQPFTATVTTLIDGPTQLIVRDVSDTVAFLEWTPPKAKIDQIVLRYGLVGGEGPRTTFRLQPTLSQYTLQVLRPGSRYEVSVSGVRDGNTSGSISIEFTTEIDAPKNLRLISKTSTSLELEWDNSEAQVEAYQVVYSTLAGDQYEKVIVPRNEGASTKTTLTDLLPATEYGIGISAMRGSNQSTSATMNARTGLDVPMDLTVTASTDNSITLMWGVVQGPIDFYKVTYTSSSGATTELTVPRGESTATLSDLEPGTEYTITVAAKRGRQQSNVASIDAFTGIRPVSHLYLSEVTFDSVLVAWSSPAPPADVFILSYSSADGSDTSKVTLEGSKTRSLVQGLLPSTHYTISLFTIQGDVTSDPITASLTTGMDPPKQMTVSAVAEDIVTISWIKPLAPFEYYKLSYQSARGRVDSVVIDSDVTNYTLSGLFPATEYEISLNAVRGSQESKMLSASVFTAMDMPSELSALNITPQGALLRWNPPMSNVDNYVLTLTHNQVTADTFLVEGNKQEHQLSNLKPSTSYSVALYATKGPLTSGTVIANLQTPMDAPLNLTASEVNHRSALISWQPPSSEIDNYMLTYKSADGNRKELILDAEDTWIRLEGLPETTEFTVKLQAARGLDTSAVVSTTFTTGSRLFATPQNCAQHLLNGETLSGVYSVYINRDPSQGVQVYCDMSTDEGGWIVFQRRQNGLTDFSRKWSDYRVGFGNLEDEFWLGLDNIQRVSAQGRYELRIDMKDGQESVFANYDKFSLGDARNLYKLRIGEYNGTAGDSLSYHQGRPFSTKDRDNDIAVTNCALSYKGAWWYKNCHRANLNGKYGESRHSQGINWYHWKGHEFSIPFVEMKMRPFNFRSISSKRRRSAPV; the protein is encoded by the exons ATGCAAGTTGCCCCGTCACGCCATGTGGCGGCCACTGTGCCAACACCAGGATGGATCCTGGCTCTTGCTCTTTTTCTACTTCTGCAG GTTGCTACTTACGCCGCTCCCTCCGGAGATAGCAAACTTGTTCGGACCACTCGAGTAAGGAGACAGATCCCAGATGGGGAAGCGTCCTCAGCTTCCTCCTCAGACAACCAGAccatccagcagcagcagcagcagcagcagcagcagcagcagcaacctcTAGTCTTTAACCACGTCTACAACATCAACGTACCCATGGAATCGCTCTGCTCTGTCGACCTTGACGCCTCAGCACCACCAGAGGATG GCCCACGTGCTGAGCTCGGATCCAAAGCCCCTGCAGAGGGACCTGCATTGGACCCAGTTGGACCTACAGAGTACACTGAACAGACACTGGATGCAGACAGCCAG ATGACCTTCACTCACcgtatcaacatcccaaaagCGGCGTGCGGATGTCCGGCAGCTATCTCCATCCAACAGCTCGCCACCAGAGTGGAGATGCTGGAGAGGGAGCTTACAATGCTCCGATCTCAGTGTGGATCCGGTTGCTGTCGGGAGAACCAAGCCATTG GCCGCTTTGACGACTTCCCAGGATGCAACGGCCACGGCACCTTCAGCCTGGAGCTGTGCGGCTGCGTATGCGACCAAGGCTGGACGGGCAAAAACTGCTCGGAGCCCCGTTGCCCCGACGACTGCTCCGGCCAGGGCGTGTGCGTGGAAGGGGAATGCGTGTGCGACCGAGATTTCGGCGGGGAAAACTGCTCCGAGCCCCGTTGCCCGGCCGACTGCTCGGGCCGCGGCTTGTGCCTGGACGGGGACTGCGTGTGCGAGGACTCCTTCGCCGGGGAGGACTGCACGGTGGGCAGGTGCGTCAACGACTGCTCGGACCAGGGGCTGTGCGTCAACGGGACGTGCCGCTGCCGACCCGGCTATGTCGGGGAGGACTGTTCGTTGGTGTACTGCGCCAACAACTGCAGCGAGAAGGGAATCTGCAAGGAGGGATTCTGCGTTTGCCAGGATGGCTTTGCCGGAGATGACTGCAACTCCG TGGCGCCTGCCATCAACCTGAAAGTCCGAGGAGTAACAGATAAGGATGTGGAACTGGAGTGGGAAGGTTCTGTGGTCCTGACGGATTTTCTTGTGACCTACACACCAAGCAGCCCGGGAG GTGTCCAACTGGAAATCCGGCTCCCTGGGAATAGCACATCCTGCACAATCTCAGACCTGAATGCCGGCATGGAGTACAACATCAATGTGTTTGCCGTCATTAATAACAGCATCAGTGTTCCTGCCACCATTACTGTCGCAACGT ACCTCTCCAATCCAGCTGGTTTAATCTTCAAATCCATCACTGAGACGTCAGTGGAGGTCCAGTGGCAACCTTCCTACTATTCCTTTGACGGCTGGGAGATCAGCTTCATCCCCAAG gacaACGATGGCGGGATGACTGCCCAGCTGCCGAGCACCATCACGTCCTTTGTGCAAACTGGTCTGAGACCGGGCGAGGAGTACACAGTCAGCCTGGTGGCACTCCGAGACCAAGGTCGGAGTCAGCCCTTTACCGCCACCGTCACCACAC TGATCGACGGCCCCACTCAGCTGATTGTGCGCGATGTGTCAGACACGGTCGCATTCCTCGAGTGGACGCCGCCAAAAGCCAAGATTGATCAAATTGTCCTGCGTTACGGCCTGGTGGGAGGCGAGGGCCCGCGCACTACCTTCCGCCTCCAGCCCACGCTTAGCCAGTACACCCTGCAG GTCCTCCGCCCCGGTTCCCGTTATGAGGTGTCTGTGAGCGGCGTGAGGGACGGGAACACCAGCGGATCCATTTCCATTGAATTTACAACCG AGATTGACGCGCCCAAGAACCTGCGTCTCATCTCCAAGACCTCCACCAGCCTGGAGTTGGAATGGGACAACAGTGAGGCGCAG GTGGAAGCCTACCAGGTGGTGTACAGCACGCTGGCTGGCGATCAGTACGAAAAAGTCATTGTACCACGAAATGAAGGCGCAAGCACAAAGACCACTCTCACTG ACCTGCTGCCCGCCACCGAGTACGGTATCGGCATTTCTGCCATGAGAGGCAGCAACCAGAGCACATCGGCCACTATGAACGCCAGGACGG GTCTGGACGTGCCAATGGATCTTACCGTGACGGCATCTACAGACAACAGCATCACCCTGATGTGGGGCGTGGTCCAAGGCCCCATTGACTTCTACAAAGTCACCTATACGTCCTCCTCGGGCGCGACTACTGAG TTGACTGTGCCAAGAGGCGAAAGCACCGCCACTTTGAGCGACTTGGAACCCGGGACCGAATACACCATCACAGTGGCAGCAAAGAGGGGGAGACAGCAGAGCAACGTGGCTTCCATAGATGCCTTCACAG GGATCAGGCCCGTTTCCCACCTGTACTTGTCGGAGGTGACTTTCGACTCGGTGCTGGTGGCGTGGAGctcgccggcgccgcccgctgATGTCTTCATCCTGAGCTACAGCTCAGCCGATGGCAGCGACACCTCCAAGGTGACCCTGGAAGGCTCCAAGACGAGGTCGTTGGTGCAAGGGCTGCTTCCCTCCACTCACTATACCATCAGCCTATTCACAATACAGGGGGACGTCACCTCCGATCCCATTACGGCGTCCCTCACGACAG GTATGGACCCACCCAAGCAGATGACGGTGTCCGCCGTGGCCGAGGACATCGTGACCATTTCGTGGATCAAGCCGCTGGCTCCATTTGAATATTATAAGCTTTCCTACCAGTCAGCCCGAG GTCGAGTGGACAGCGTTGTGATTGACAGCGACGTGACCAACTACACTTTGTCCGGTCTCTTCCCTGCTACCGAGTATGAGATCAGTCTGAACGCTGTCAGGGGGAGCCAGGAGAGCAAAATGCTCAGCGCCTCGGTCTTCACAG CGATGGACATGCCGTCAGAATTGAGCGCACTCAACATCACTCCGCAAGGAGCCCTGCTGAGGTGGAACCCGCCAATGTCCAACGTTGACAATTATGTGCTGACTCTCACGCACAACCAAG TGACAGCTGATACATTTCTGGTGGAGGGCAACAAGCAAGAGCACCAGCTGTCCAATCTGAAGCCCAGTACGTCCTACTCGGTAGCCCTCTATGCTACCAAAGGACCCCTCACCTCCGGCACCGTCATCGCCAACCTCCAAACAC CGATGGATGCACCTCTGAACCTGACAGCCAGCGAAGTGAATCACCGCAGCGCTCTCATCTCCTGGCAGCCGCCCAGCTCTGAAATCGACAACTACATGCTCACCTACAAGTCAGCCGACGGCAACCGTAAA GAGCTGATTCTGGACGCAGAGGACACGTGGATTCGCCTGGAAGGTCTACCCGAGACCACCGAGTTCACCGTCAAGTTGCAGGCAGCGAGGGGTCTCGACACCAGTGCTGTGGTCTCCACCACCTTTACAACAG GGAGTCGGCTGTTTGCCACGCCTCAGAATTGCGCCCAGCACCTGCTGAATGGCGAGACGCTGAGCGGCGTCTACAGCGTTTACATCAACAGGGACCCCAGCCAGGGCGTGCAGGTGTACTGTGACATGAGCACGGACGAAGGAGGCTGGATT GTGTTTCAACGACGTCAGAACGGCCTGACGGATTTTTCCAGGAAGTGGAGTGACTATCGTGTTGGCTTTGGAAACCTCGAGGATGAATTCTGGTTAG GTTTGGACAACATCCAGCGGGTGTCGGCTCAGGGCCGCTACGAGCTGAGGATCGACATGAAGGACGGGCAGGAGTCGGTCTTTGCCAATTATGATAAATTCTCCCTGGGAGATGCCAGGAACCTCTACAAGCTCAGGATAGGAGAATACAATGGCACCGCTG GTGACTCCTTGAGCTACCACCAAGGCCGGCCCTTCTCCACCAAAGACAGAGACAACGACATCGCTGTCACTAACTGTGCCTTGTCCTACAAAGGAGCCTGGTGGTACAAGAACTGCCATCGAGCCAACCTCAACGGAAAGTACGGCGAGTCCAGACACAGTCAG GGAATTAACTGGTACCACTGGAAGGGCCACGAGTTCTCCATTCCCTTTGTGGAGATGAAGATGAGGCCGTTCAACTTCCGCAGCATCAGCAGCAAGAGGAGGCGCTCGGCTCCAGTATAG
- the LOC133165286 gene encoding uncharacterized protein KIAA0040 homolog — MEGTTDSMRNFFNRVWSLVMEKHHQGVFNTVCLVVLLTLPLVVLVTTLAVCCHCCCCRHADDGRCRCCRCGGAGKPESKKKKKNLANNDDLWISVKTGQMMPDLVALPME; from the coding sequence ATGGAGGGGACAACAGACAGCATGCGCAACTTCTTCAACCGTGTCTGGAGCTTGGTGATGGAGAAACATCACCAAGGTGTCTTCAACACCGTGTGCCTGGTGGTCCTCCTCACTTTGCCCCTGGTTGTCCTGGTCACCACGCTGGCGGTGTGTTgccactgctgctgctgtcgcCACGCAGACGACggccgctgccgctgctgccgtTGCGGCGGAGCCGGCAAGCCCGaatcaaagaagaagaagaagaatttggCCAATAATGATGACTTGTGGATTTCCGTCAAAACGGGCCAGATGATGCCAGATCTGGTCGCTCTGCCGATGGAGTAG